A segment of the Aureliella helgolandensis genome:
GCGGTTCGAATATCGCGCGGAAGCGGTAGTAGTCGACGTGTGTCAACGGGTCGTACTTGTGATCATGGCATTTGGCGCAGTTGAGCGTTAAACCCAAAAAGGCCTTGCTGGTGTGCTCAATCGTTTCGTCCAGCCAGGTAGTGCGATTGAACAGGTAATAATTCCGAGCGAGAAAACCAGTGCCGCTGACCACCTCCGGATTGTCGGGTTCCAATTCGTCGCCGGCGAGCATCTCCAGTACCATGCGGTCATAGCCCTTGTCCTCATTCAGGGACGTGATGATCCAGTCACGCCAATGCCAGAGGTGTTTCTGGCTGTTCCGCAATTGTGCACCGAGGCCATAGTCATCAGAATAACGCCAGACATCCATCCAGTGCCGCGCCCAGCGTTCACCGTGTTGTGGATTGTTGAGCAATTCCTCCACGATGACGTTCCAGGGGCGATCATCCTGCAATTGTGCTAGGGTGGGAGGCAAGCCAATTAAATCTAGATACAGCCGCCGCAGTCGCAGAGATCGCGGAGCCAGCTCGGTTGGTTGTAGATGCAACGGCTCGTGCTTGGCTTCAAGCAAGGCATCGACCGGATTGACGCTGGTCGCGGCTGCCATGGTAGGAACGGCAATGGGTTGAAAGGCCCAATGCTCCATAGGGGATTCCGGCGGGATTTCCTTCGGTGCTTGCGCCCCTTGCGCCATCCATTGCTGCAATAACTGGACTCCCGTTGCATCCACTGCTGTACCCTCATCGGGCGGTGGCATGCGGGAATCATCTGAGGCGGTCACGCGTTCCAGGAGCACGCTCGCGTTGGGATCGTCTAGATCGAGCACGCTGGCTTCGAGCATGAGGTCGCGGGTGTCCAGTCGCAGCCCCCCTTCCTGCTTCAGCACGCCATGGCAAGAGTAGCATTTTTCGGCTAAGAGCGTTTTGATATCTCGCAGATAGTCGACCGCCTCCTCCTCTGAATGCGGGGCTTCCGCTCGCACCTCGCCTGGCTGGTTGTCGCTCGACGCGACCCCAAGGATGATCAGGAAGTAGGTTAAGAGCAGCTGCAATCGCATAGTGCGGTTCCGAACTGGCGGGCGGGGGGAGGGAGGTAGGGGATTAGATATCATAGGCTAAATCACCTTCCCAATGCGTATGGCTGCTTGATTTTTTGGGCAAGCCGAGCGAGATCTCAAGGATCCTCCAAGTCGTGTTGGTCGCTCCGCACTCCTCCGCTATGGGGGCGAGGGACGCCGGATCTGGGAGAGGACTCGCCCCATCGCCTGAAATCGCTTTCTCCAACTAGACGCGTGGAAAACCGCCAGTAGGCTGCTCATCAATACCTCGTTGCCGGAGATGGAGCGGTCTAAGTGAGGCTTCCAATTCCCCAGCCGAGTGCAAGTCGTTTTAGTTCTTGCCATCTCGCGCAAGCCCTCGCGTCCCCGTGTGAGCCCCCAACCGCTCTTTCCCCAACCACCGAATGGAACGCGTGGATCTGCGGTGGGAACCACCGCATCATTGATGACTACGCATCCGGCGTTGACTTCATTCGCCCAGTGTTCAGCCAGTGAGCGAGGGCCGAAGATGGCTGCCCCCAGCCCGTAGGGGCAATGGCGATCGGCGGCCAGCGCCGTCTGCATATCGGGCACTTCGATGATAGACACAATCGGGGCAAAGAGATCGGTCCGCGCAATCGCCATCTTGGCTGTCACCGACTGCAGCACCAGAGGCCGCATCTTCCCTGCAGCAGGTTTGGCAGGCAGCTTTCCATGGACGATTTCGGCTCCCTCGCTCAGGGCTGCGCCGACAACCTGTAAAGCGTGTTCGAGCACCGACGGTGGCACCACCGCGTCCGGCTCTCCAGCGTCAGACAACCCTTCGTCCAGCGCTTGAGCCAATTCAGCGCGATGCGCAGGGGTTACAAAAATGCGACGAGGAGCAATGCAAGTTGCACCACCGTTGAGCTTGAGGGCGTAGATGAGGGCTGGTACCACTTGTTCGATTTGAGCCTGTGGTAGGACGAAGATTGCGTCGCAACCGCTCAGCTCTAGAGTGGCTGGTGTCAGTGTCGTGGCTAGGTCATGCAGTATGGCTTGTCCTGTAGCAGCCGATCCCGTGGCGACGACTTTGTCGACTCCCAGCTGCATCGCTTCACGTCCGGCAGCGATCTCTTCTGGCAGGATATGTACGAGGTCAGTTGGAACGCCGGCCGCTATGAGCAGCTCTTTGAAACGGGCCAGCAGGGGCTGGCAACCGGGCGCTGGCTTGATCAACACGGCATTCCCGGCCGCTAGTGCTTGGATTGCTTGGACACCGGGCAGGAAAAGGGGATAATTCCCTGGAGCGACAATCAAGACAATGCCCCAGGGCTCGGCGGATACGGTTACCCGGACGCGTCCTATCCACCAGGCTCCCTCGCGCATCGAATAGGTTTGGGGAGCGAGGGTCCTGCGGCTGACTGCGGCAGTAAACCGGCAGGCCTCGGCCAGAGGGAAGACTTCCGAGGCGATCTTATCTGCAGCCGACGCGTTGGGGCGCGGTATGAGCGGAAGTAGCGAAGCGTATTCCTCGGCGAGCAGACCCGCCACCTGCCGAATCGCGCGCTGCCGCACTTTGGGCATCTGCTTTTGCCATTGTCGCTGTGCCTGACGGGCGACTTCGATCACTTGAGCTATCGAGGAGGGCATTAATATCGAGGAGGGCATTAATCCAGTGGCTCCACACTTTGCAACGCTCCCTGCACCACTGAGAGAAGTTGCTTGCGACGAAAGGGTTTTTGAATAAAGGCTGAAGGAGCTTCACCGGTTGCCGCAATGAAGTCGTTAATGTCAAACGCGTAACCGCTGTAGATAATAATCGGCAGATTGGGGTACTCGCTACGGATCGCACAAAACGTTTCCCGCCCCGACATGACCGGCATCGTGAGTTCAATCAACGCTAAATCCACTTTGGGTCCGGAGTCGAAGGCTTGCAGGACTTGGGCACCGTTGGAAAAATCGGTAACACGGTAGCCAGCGCTGCGGAGAATGGCGGCACAGTAGTGACGGACTGCGTCACTGTCGTCGCCCAGTAGAATGTGAAAATCTCGATCGACACGGAGCGCGTCGGTCTGCGGCACCTGTTGCTGCTTATTCTTGGCAGCTTCCGTGGCGCGCGGGAGCATGACTCGGAAAGTCGTTCCCCGTTGGGGGCTGCTCGTGCACTCGATTTGTCCGCGATGCTGTTGGATAATACCGTAGGAAAGTGCCAGTCCCAACCCGGTCCCCATACCTTGTGCCTTGGTGGTAAAGAAGGGTTCAAAGATCTTGTTACGCACCTCCTCGGACATTCCTTCACCACTATCCGTGATCGAAATGCTGACGTACTCCTGCCCTTCTAGAGTCGTGTTCTCGGTGGCAATCGTGATCGTCCCCTGCTTATCCAGGATTGCATCTCTGGCGTTGAGGCAGATATTCAACAGCACTTGTTGCAGCTGGGCTTCATCAAACTCAACGAACCACAGATCCGGCGCGTGAGTCTCCTCCAGCTGGATGCTGGGTTCAAGCGTGTATTGTAGCAGTTGAACAAGCCGTTCCACTACGGGTAAGACACTGGCGAATCGCAGTTCAACCGCGCTACGCCTCGAGAAACCAAGGAGGTTTTTTATCAGCCGGGCAGCCCGATCGGATGCCTGTTCGGTTTTCTCGAGTAATTCGCGAACCGAGCTCACCGACTGCTCGGGGGTCAATTGAATGAGCTCAAGATTGCCTGAGATTTCCATAAGGATGTTATTAAAATCATGGGCGACTCCTCCGGCGAGTCGACCGATTGCTTCCATTTTTTGCGATTGCAACAAGGAAGCTTCGAGCTCTTTGCGTTTGGTGATATCGTCGAAGGCCCACAACCTCGCGATGGCGACGCCTTGATCGTCTAGGACCGGCGAGGTGTAGACCGACACATAACCGCGTCCGCCACGCAGCGGAAACTCTTGGGTTTCGGTCCGCGAGGTAGCACCAACTCCATTCCATAATTCTTGGAAGGCCAGGCGATCTCCCATACACTTGGCGAGCGACTCCCGCAGCGGAATCTTCTCCTCCGGCACTTGGCGATCGAGGATCTCAGACACCCGGCGGGTGCAATTTAAGAATTCGCCGTCGTTCCCGACAATCAGAATTCCTTCGCCGATGGCCTCGTAAGAGGAATTTAGCATGGCAGACATGCGCATCAAACTCTTCGTCTTGCGGCGGACCTGCATGCGGAGCGTGATTAACCAAATGCTGAAAATCAGCACTAAGCCGAGAATGGACAGCCCTACCGAGGAGAGTTCGGCGAAGCTAAACCAGGGACCGCTAAAGGGGGCATTGGTGGGGAGACTCACGTTGTCCGACTGCAGAACTCCGCCGGTCGGTACCGCAAGAGCTTGAGCGATAATAGCCACTAACTTTGCACCCTCCTAAGCCTCGTCAATCCAGCTGCGCAATGACGTCGGTTCCCCAAATCGTGGTGGCACAGCATCCCTCAAGTGGAGGCACGTCCAATGGACTCTTTTTTCGAGGGCAGGTGCCGCCGAAAGGGGTTGAGCAAGTCCTCTT
Coding sequences within it:
- a CDS encoding aldehyde dehydrogenase family protein — its product is MPSSILMPSSIAQVIEVARQAQRQWQKQMPKVRQRAIRQVAGLLAEEYASLLPLIPRPNASAADKIASEVFPLAEACRFTAAVSRRTLAPQTYSMREGAWWIGRVRVTVSAEPWGIVLIVAPGNYPLFLPGVQAIQALAAGNAVLIKPAPGCQPLLARFKELLIAAGVPTDLVHILPEEIAAGREAMQLGVDKVVATGSAATGQAILHDLATTLTPATLELSGCDAIFVLPQAQIEQVVPALIYALKLNGGATCIAPRRIFVTPAHRAELAQALDEGLSDAGEPDAVVPPSVLEHALQVVGAALSEGAEIVHGKLPAKPAAGKMRPLVLQSVTAKMAIARTDLFAPIVSIIEVPDMQTALAADRHCPYGLGAAIFGPRSLAEHWANEVNAGCVVINDAVVPTADPRVPFGGWGKSGWGLTRGREGLREMARTKTTCTRLGNWKPHLDRSISGNEVLMSSLLAVFHASSWRKRFQAMGRVLSQIRRPSPP
- a CDS encoding hybrid sensor histidine kinase/response regulator — encoded protein: MAIIAQALAVPTGGVLQSDNVSLPTNAPFSGPWFSFAELSSVGLSILGLVLIFSIWLITLRMQVRRKTKSLMRMSAMLNSSYEAIGEGILIVGNDGEFLNCTRRVSEILDRQVPEEKIPLRESLAKCMGDRLAFQELWNGVGATSRTETQEFPLRGGRGYVSVYTSPVLDDQGVAIARLWAFDDITKRKELEASLLQSQKMEAIGRLAGGVAHDFNNILMEISGNLELIQLTPEQSVSSVRELLEKTEQASDRAARLIKNLLGFSRRSAVELRFASVLPVVERLVQLLQYTLEPSIQLEETHAPDLWFVEFDEAQLQQVLLNICLNARDAILDKQGTITIATENTTLEGQEYVSISITDSGEGMSEEVRNKIFEPFFTTKAQGMGTGLGLALSYGIIQQHRGQIECTSSPQRGTTFRVMLPRATEAAKNKQQQVPQTDALRVDRDFHILLGDDSDAVRHYCAAILRSAGYRVTDFSNGAQVLQAFDSGPKVDLALIELTMPVMSGRETFCAIRSEYPNLPIIIYSGYAFDINDFIAATGEAPSAFIQKPFRRKQLLSVVQGALQSVEPLD